A stretch of Mya arenaria isolate MELC-2E11 chromosome 14, ASM2691426v1 DNA encodes these proteins:
- the LOC128218283 gene encoding uncharacterized protein LOC128218283 isoform X1 translates to MSADDYVLFESTQMSFLEDSIQHYIKSYERVHLFRHVQEFVSLKDIFVNPCIYKLMPIQMMTTSLSREGEKISSFKDIFTCEDNTTTDIYIYGSPGVGKTTLCKKIVLEWCYRMRKVFEDQKTTTSQGETGLQQQRRHRHAFTDVDFLDKFDFILPIFLHRSQGFCDVDEMIKHLVVDNFSKSSFYTQEFLQRILDEKKCLVILDGLDEWKHLHECLKGHSDIPHRKTRGRCTILTTTRYENLTVTESSPRYEMQMKGFDTETSELLIERVFRVVDGSRKGLNNFQHMTGLMKTNETRHMFANPTMLMQVIGLCLESGPICKSRCEVYSTMLAILLDNTESKHRETLDMKRLENTDQYRKLSLPQQMLENKILKKYHNFVIMLAEFAFQITLGRQDTFCFDELLCEELKLPPAVLNIARVSGIFIDVTDHKSKIQSMTFMDKSYQAFFCAIYVCSLPQAIENVIERDTAITTQSFDQINRNFASLLGAVEMPLVFAAGLNVESHRYICDALSPNLEDTLLRHLNVAEYVHSFIAFLQNVQVFNKCIVSANEESIKNQSQRPYHIQHIASAGWKFKTDMKKASDLKNNVKTVLLHDVSLDNSNYKRLIAKEPNIHTIWLNGVNMSEMQELHLPGNVQRILLNNCILPIAFDCDFSNYKDVTFFQAHILSECITIPNSSLEVCIVKYTRTAAAIEFYPFTSLLKVLQLSDVILNSSLDLSICINLNSMQLDNVQFEGQLKVNTSQLEECVLKKLSNDISTKVCSILMSATNLKKLQLSDLEMDHKPRTACVTKLFYCCSGQTHLNLSRASKICDLSMNNLKVTKISINGTALQRCSLSDLRASKIQFTTSFGTMLQTYHISNLSETLCQDAFQYLDPSHVQTIRIAESPCQAMMIERINHMSNAEEIHMTNIDISKKCLKFPQRVRVIRLESLVVDNNSELVIPSSTEIIELICIENVPFIDLKNAKLHRIAIRSSSISREVLETFVQEISEMGIEVECIFDACALEDANSGTLNFRYHNEAWHMTFICCRSEILPTIISVTDKIDTIKFDNVGDKDNRLIETSGCGGLRNVSEIEIANCSNLDQFCNVLKDTSRLKSLAFENMNLTDYVFQGVESTLNRTTMLTSRTYNMYLTPSIRHVYLSNCMFTEDSFKTNVFNIFLMAQRVKFTLVESSIRIDDNDTETYRVMKCTINNTRKRKFLNINEIKYGPWLQNLLCNLDCLTHLEIHEMDLEKTKITLPNGVRSLNFDHCEMSKDSLIILNDSIEDLSFKWVLVVRILLFITILKRYVCFIVD, encoded by the exons ATGAGTGCAGACGACTATGTGTTATTTGAAAGCACACAAATGA GTTTCCTTGAAGATAGCATACAGCATTATATCAAGTCGTACGAAAGAGTCCATCTATTCCGACACGTTCAAGAATTTGTCAGTTTGAAAGATATATTTGTAAACCCATGCATTTACAAACTTATGCCTATTCAGATGATGACAACAAGTCTTTCGAGAGAAGGCGAAAAGATATCTtctttcaaagatatttttactTGTGAAGATAACACTACAAcagacatatacatatatggtTCACCTGGAGTGGGCAAAACGActctttgtaaaaaaattgttCTGGAATGGTGCTATAGAATGAGAAAGGTTTTTGAGgatcaaaaaacaacaacgtcaCAAGGAGAAACAGGACTCCAACAACAACGTAGACATCGTCATGCATTTACTGATGTTGATTTTTTGGATAAGTTTGACTTCATACTTCCGATATTCTTGCATCGTTCACAGGGCTTTTGCGACGTTGATGAAATGATAAAGCATTTGGTAGTGGACAATTTCTCTAAATCATCTTTCTATACACAGGAATTCCTCCAAAGAATTTTGGACGAAAAAAAGTGTTTAGTTATTTTAGATGGACTTGATGAGTGGAAACATCTACATGAATGTTTAAAGGGACATTCTGACATACCGCATCGGAAAACACGAGGAAGGTGCACAATTCTTACAACGACCAGATATGAAAACCTAACAGTCACTGAGTCAAGCCCAAGATACGAAATGCAAATGAAAGGCTTTGACACCGAAACCTCCGAGCTACTGATTGAGCGCGTCTTCAGGGTAGTTGATGGCTCAAGAAAAGGTCTGAACAATTTCCAACACATGACGGgattaatgaaaacaaacgaAACACGACACATGTTTGCAAATCCAACTATGCTAATGCAAGTAATTGGTCTTTGTTTAGAATCCGGACCAATTTGTAAATCTCGGTGTGAAGTTTATTCAACAATGCTAGCCATCTTATTAGATAATACAGAATCAAAACATCGAGAAACATTAGACATGAAAAGGTTGGAGAACACTGACCAATACAGGAAACTTTCTCTTCCGCAGCAAATGCTCGAAAACAAAATCCTAAAAAAGTATCACAATTTTGTCATAATGCTGGCGGAATTTGCCTTTCAAATTACTTTAGGACGTCAAGATACGTTTTGCTTTGATGAGCTCTTGTGTGAAGAGCTAAAGCTTCCACCTGCAGTGTTGAATATTGCACGAGTCTCCGGGATCTTTATTGATGTTACTGATCATAAGTCAAAGATACAAAGCATGACATTTATGGATAAATCCTACCAAGCGTTTTTCTGCGCGATATACGTGTGCAGTTTACCACAAGCCATCGAAAATGTGATCGAGCGCGACACAGCCATAACGACGCAGTCATTTGATCAGATTAACCGTAATTTCGCATCGCTATTAGGCGCTGTTGAAATGCCCCTCGTATTTGCTGCGGGGCTGAACGTCGAGAGCCATCGTTACATTTGCGATGCTTTATCCCCCAATTTGGAAGACACACTATTGAGACACTTAAATGTTGCAGAATACGTACACTCGTTCattgcatttttgcaaaacgttcaggttttcaataaatgtattgtttctgCAAACGAGGAAAGTATTAAAAACCAAAGCCAACGCCCTTACcatatacaacatattgccAGTGCTGGTTGGAAATTCAAAACTGATATGAAGAAAGCCTCAGATTTAAAGAATAATGTAAAGACTGTATTGCTTCACGATGTCAGCTTAGATAATTCTAATTACAAGAGACTTATAGCAAAGGAACCCAACATCCACACAATATGGTTAAATGGGGTAAATATGTCAGAAATGCAAGAACTGCATTTGCCAGGGAATGTGCAAAGAATACTTTTGAACAACTGCATCCTTCCAATTGCATTTGACTGTGATTTCTCGAATTACAAAGATGTAACTTTCTTTCAAGCACATATCCTTAGCGAGTGTATAACCATACCTAATAGCTCATTGGAAGTTTGCATTGTAAAATACACGAGAACTGCAGCGGCAATCGAGTTTTATCCATTTACAAGTTTATTAAAGGTGCTTCAATTATCTGATGTTATACTGAATTCAAGTTTGGATTTATCGATTTGTATCAATCTAAATAGTATGCAACTTGATAACGTCCAATTTGAAGGTCAACTGAAAGTAAACACTTCACAGTTGGAAGAGTGTGTGCTCAAGAAACTATCCAATGATATTAGTACAAAAGTATGTTCCATTTTGATGTCGGCAACCAATTTGAAGAAATTGCAACTGTCTGATTTAGAAATGGACCATAAACCGAGAACAGCGTGTGTGACAAAACTGTTTTACTGCTGCTCCGGACAAACACATTTGAATTTATCACGAGCGTccaaaatctgcgatcttagtatgaacaatttaaaagtaaCCAAGATCAGTATCAACGGAACTGCTCTTCAACGATGTTCTTTGTCAGACCTCAGAGCCAGCAAAATACAATTTACCACTTCATTCGGAACTATGCTTCAGACATACCATATCTCCAACCTTTCTGAAACATTATGCCAAGATGCTTTTCAATACCTTGATCCAAGTCATGTTCAAACTATTCGTATCGCTGAATCGCCTTGCCAGGCCATGATGATAGAACGTATAAATCATATGTCGAACGCAGAAGAAATTCATATGACAAACATAGACATTTCTAAAAAGTGTTTGAAATTCCCTCAAAGAGTCCGAGTTATTCGTCTTGAGTCATTAGTGGTAGACAACAACTCTGAGCTAGTAATACCATCTAGTACAGAgataattgaattaatttgtattgaaaatgttCCGTTTATTGACTTGAAAAACGCCAAACTGCATAGAATTGCTATTAGGTCTAGTTCCATTTCAAGGGAAGTTTTGGAAACGTTTGTGCAAGAAATAAGCGAAATGGGGATTGAGGTTGAATGCATATTTGATGCGTGTGCGCTAGAGGACGCCAATAGTGGAACACTAAACTTTCGATATCACAATGAAGCTTGGCATATGACATTCATCTGCTGCAGAAGCGAAATACTTCCTACGATAATTAGTGTTACCGATAAGATAGACACAATAAAATTTGACAACGTTGGTGATAAAGACAACCGCTTAATCGAAACGTCCGGATGTGGCGGACTGCGAAATGTGTCTGAAATTGAAATTGCAAACTGCAGTAATTTAGACCAATTTTGTAACGTTCTGAAAGATACTTCCAGATTAAAATCTCTTGCGTTCGAAAACATGAACTTGACAGACTATGTATTCCAGGGAGTCGAAAGTACTTTAAATCGAACCACAATGTTGACATCTAGAACATACAATATGTACTTAACGCCTTCGATAAGACATGTGTATTTGTCGAATTGTATGTTCACAGAggacagttttaaaacaaatgtcttcaacatttttttaatggcACAACGTGTAAAGTTCACGCTTGTTGAGAGTTCCATTCGTATAGACGATAATGATACTGAAACATATCGTGTAATGAAATGTACGATTAATAATACACGCAAAAGAAAGTTTTTGAACATTAATGAAATCAAATACGGTCCCTGGCTGCAGAATCTACTCTGCAATTTGGACTGCCTTACGCACTTGGAAATTCACGAAATGGATCTCGAAAAGACGAAAATAACGCTTCCAAATGGTGTACGATCACTGAATTTCGATCATTGTGAAATGTCGAAGGACTCACTCATAATACTTAACGACAGCATAGAAGATCTGAGTTTCAAATGGGTGCTTGTTGTGCGGATACTGCTCTTCATAACAATCTTAAAACGCTACGTCTGTTTTATTGTGGATTAA
- the LOC128218283 gene encoding uncharacterized protein LOC128218283 isoform X2, translating into MPIQMMTTSLSREGEKISSFKDIFTCEDNTTTDIYIYGSPGVGKTTLCKKIVLEWCYRMRKVFEDQKTTTSQGETGLQQQRRHRHAFTDVDFLDKFDFILPIFLHRSQGFCDVDEMIKHLVVDNFSKSSFYTQEFLQRILDEKKCLVILDGLDEWKHLHECLKGHSDIPHRKTRGRCTILTTTRYENLTVTESSPRYEMQMKGFDTETSELLIERVFRVVDGSRKGLNNFQHMTGLMKTNETRHMFANPTMLMQVIGLCLESGPICKSRCEVYSTMLAILLDNTESKHRETLDMKRLENTDQYRKLSLPQQMLENKILKKYHNFVIMLAEFAFQITLGRQDTFCFDELLCEELKLPPAVLNIARVSGIFIDVTDHKSKIQSMTFMDKSYQAFFCAIYVCSLPQAIENVIERDTAITTQSFDQINRNFASLLGAVEMPLVFAAGLNVESHRYICDALSPNLEDTLLRHLNVAEYVHSFIAFLQNVQVFNKCIVSANEESIKNQSQRPYHIQHIASAGWKFKTDMKKASDLKNNVKTVLLHDVSLDNSNYKRLIAKEPNIHTIWLNGVNMSEMQELHLPGNVQRILLNNCILPIAFDCDFSNYKDVTFFQAHILSECITIPNSSLEVCIVKYTRTAAAIEFYPFTSLLKVLQLSDVILNSSLDLSICINLNSMQLDNVQFEGQLKVNTSQLEECVLKKLSNDISTKVCSILMSATNLKKLQLSDLEMDHKPRTACVTKLFYCCSGQTHLNLSRASKICDLSMNNLKVTKISINGTALQRCSLSDLRASKIQFTTSFGTMLQTYHISNLSETLCQDAFQYLDPSHVQTIRIAESPCQAMMIERINHMSNAEEIHMTNIDISKKCLKFPQRVRVIRLESLVVDNNSELVIPSSTEIIELICIENVPFIDLKNAKLHRIAIRSSSISREVLETFVQEISEMGIEVECIFDACALEDANSGTLNFRYHNEAWHMTFICCRSEILPTIISVTDKIDTIKFDNVGDKDNRLIETSGCGGLRNVSEIEIANCSNLDQFCNVLKDTSRLKSLAFENMNLTDYVFQGVESTLNRTTMLTSRTYNMYLTPSIRHVYLSNCMFTEDSFKTNVFNIFLMAQRVKFTLVESSIRIDDNDTETYRVMKCTINNTRKRKFLNINEIKYGPWLQNLLCNLDCLTHLEIHEMDLEKTKITLPNGVRSLNFDHCEMSKDSLIILNDSIEDLSFKWVLVVRILLFITILKRYVCFIVD; encoded by the coding sequence ATGCCTATTCAGATGATGACAACAAGTCTTTCGAGAGAAGGCGAAAAGATATCTtctttcaaagatatttttactTGTGAAGATAACACTACAAcagacatatacatatatggtTCACCTGGAGTGGGCAAAACGActctttgtaaaaaaattgttCTGGAATGGTGCTATAGAATGAGAAAGGTTTTTGAGgatcaaaaaacaacaacgtcaCAAGGAGAAACAGGACTCCAACAACAACGTAGACATCGTCATGCATTTACTGATGTTGATTTTTTGGATAAGTTTGACTTCATACTTCCGATATTCTTGCATCGTTCACAGGGCTTTTGCGACGTTGATGAAATGATAAAGCATTTGGTAGTGGACAATTTCTCTAAATCATCTTTCTATACACAGGAATTCCTCCAAAGAATTTTGGACGAAAAAAAGTGTTTAGTTATTTTAGATGGACTTGATGAGTGGAAACATCTACATGAATGTTTAAAGGGACATTCTGACATACCGCATCGGAAAACACGAGGAAGGTGCACAATTCTTACAACGACCAGATATGAAAACCTAACAGTCACTGAGTCAAGCCCAAGATACGAAATGCAAATGAAAGGCTTTGACACCGAAACCTCCGAGCTACTGATTGAGCGCGTCTTCAGGGTAGTTGATGGCTCAAGAAAAGGTCTGAACAATTTCCAACACATGACGGgattaatgaaaacaaacgaAACACGACACATGTTTGCAAATCCAACTATGCTAATGCAAGTAATTGGTCTTTGTTTAGAATCCGGACCAATTTGTAAATCTCGGTGTGAAGTTTATTCAACAATGCTAGCCATCTTATTAGATAATACAGAATCAAAACATCGAGAAACATTAGACATGAAAAGGTTGGAGAACACTGACCAATACAGGAAACTTTCTCTTCCGCAGCAAATGCTCGAAAACAAAATCCTAAAAAAGTATCACAATTTTGTCATAATGCTGGCGGAATTTGCCTTTCAAATTACTTTAGGACGTCAAGATACGTTTTGCTTTGATGAGCTCTTGTGTGAAGAGCTAAAGCTTCCACCTGCAGTGTTGAATATTGCACGAGTCTCCGGGATCTTTATTGATGTTACTGATCATAAGTCAAAGATACAAAGCATGACATTTATGGATAAATCCTACCAAGCGTTTTTCTGCGCGATATACGTGTGCAGTTTACCACAAGCCATCGAAAATGTGATCGAGCGCGACACAGCCATAACGACGCAGTCATTTGATCAGATTAACCGTAATTTCGCATCGCTATTAGGCGCTGTTGAAATGCCCCTCGTATTTGCTGCGGGGCTGAACGTCGAGAGCCATCGTTACATTTGCGATGCTTTATCCCCCAATTTGGAAGACACACTATTGAGACACTTAAATGTTGCAGAATACGTACACTCGTTCattgcatttttgcaaaacgttcaggttttcaataaatgtattgtttctgCAAACGAGGAAAGTATTAAAAACCAAAGCCAACGCCCTTACcatatacaacatattgccAGTGCTGGTTGGAAATTCAAAACTGATATGAAGAAAGCCTCAGATTTAAAGAATAATGTAAAGACTGTATTGCTTCACGATGTCAGCTTAGATAATTCTAATTACAAGAGACTTATAGCAAAGGAACCCAACATCCACACAATATGGTTAAATGGGGTAAATATGTCAGAAATGCAAGAACTGCATTTGCCAGGGAATGTGCAAAGAATACTTTTGAACAACTGCATCCTTCCAATTGCATTTGACTGTGATTTCTCGAATTACAAAGATGTAACTTTCTTTCAAGCACATATCCTTAGCGAGTGTATAACCATACCTAATAGCTCATTGGAAGTTTGCATTGTAAAATACACGAGAACTGCAGCGGCAATCGAGTTTTATCCATTTACAAGTTTATTAAAGGTGCTTCAATTATCTGATGTTATACTGAATTCAAGTTTGGATTTATCGATTTGTATCAATCTAAATAGTATGCAACTTGATAACGTCCAATTTGAAGGTCAACTGAAAGTAAACACTTCACAGTTGGAAGAGTGTGTGCTCAAGAAACTATCCAATGATATTAGTACAAAAGTATGTTCCATTTTGATGTCGGCAACCAATTTGAAGAAATTGCAACTGTCTGATTTAGAAATGGACCATAAACCGAGAACAGCGTGTGTGACAAAACTGTTTTACTGCTGCTCCGGACAAACACATTTGAATTTATCACGAGCGTccaaaatctgcgatcttagtatgaacaatttaaaagtaaCCAAGATCAGTATCAACGGAACTGCTCTTCAACGATGTTCTTTGTCAGACCTCAGAGCCAGCAAAATACAATTTACCACTTCATTCGGAACTATGCTTCAGACATACCATATCTCCAACCTTTCTGAAACATTATGCCAAGATGCTTTTCAATACCTTGATCCAAGTCATGTTCAAACTATTCGTATCGCTGAATCGCCTTGCCAGGCCATGATGATAGAACGTATAAATCATATGTCGAACGCAGAAGAAATTCATATGACAAACATAGACATTTCTAAAAAGTGTTTGAAATTCCCTCAAAGAGTCCGAGTTATTCGTCTTGAGTCATTAGTGGTAGACAACAACTCTGAGCTAGTAATACCATCTAGTACAGAgataattgaattaatttgtattgaaaatgttCCGTTTATTGACTTGAAAAACGCCAAACTGCATAGAATTGCTATTAGGTCTAGTTCCATTTCAAGGGAAGTTTTGGAAACGTTTGTGCAAGAAATAAGCGAAATGGGGATTGAGGTTGAATGCATATTTGATGCGTGTGCGCTAGAGGACGCCAATAGTGGAACACTAAACTTTCGATATCACAATGAAGCTTGGCATATGACATTCATCTGCTGCAGAAGCGAAATACTTCCTACGATAATTAGTGTTACCGATAAGATAGACACAATAAAATTTGACAACGTTGGTGATAAAGACAACCGCTTAATCGAAACGTCCGGATGTGGCGGACTGCGAAATGTGTCTGAAATTGAAATTGCAAACTGCAGTAATTTAGACCAATTTTGTAACGTTCTGAAAGATACTTCCAGATTAAAATCTCTTGCGTTCGAAAACATGAACTTGACAGACTATGTATTCCAGGGAGTCGAAAGTACTTTAAATCGAACCACAATGTTGACATCTAGAACATACAATATGTACTTAACGCCTTCGATAAGACATGTGTATTTGTCGAATTGTATGTTCACAGAggacagttttaaaacaaatgtcttcaacatttttttaatggcACAACGTGTAAAGTTCACGCTTGTTGAGAGTTCCATTCGTATAGACGATAATGATACTGAAACATATCGTGTAATGAAATGTACGATTAATAATACACGCAAAAGAAAGTTTTTGAACATTAATGAAATCAAATACGGTCCCTGGCTGCAGAATCTACTCTGCAATTTGGACTGCCTTACGCACTTGGAAATTCACGAAATGGATCTCGAAAAGACGAAAATAACGCTTCCAAATGGTGTACGATCACTGAATTTCGATCATTGTGAAATGTCGAAGGACTCACTCATAATACTTAACGACAGCATAGAAGATCTGAGTTTCAAATGGGTGCTTGTTGTGCGGATACTGCTCTTCATAACAATCTTAAAACGCTACGTCTGTTTTATTGTGGATTAA
- the LOC128217971 gene encoding uncharacterized protein LOC128217971 isoform X2: MYCLKRFSYSPPVYRMMNLIAAIDQNNHLEREIQHNKDVSVRSTADLEDFNQHILMYCSKRFSYSPPVYCMITLISPVYPVKEKKTYPYLETLKKEILMCHLIDDVGMSGKDVMKKHNPRRISSHLGPLSPNQSHELSYTASKNLGLRSDISRDYAASKNLGLRSDISRGYTASKNLSLRSDISKGYTASKNLGLRSDISKGYTASKNLGLRSDISKGYTASKNLGLRSDISRGANIHET; this comes from the exons ATGTATTGTTTGAAGCGATTCTCCTACTCGCCACCAGTGTACCGCATGATGAACCTCATAGCAGCCATTGACCAGAACAATCATTTGGAAAGGGAAATTCAGCATAACAAAGATGTCTCTGTCAG AAGTACAGCTGACCTGGAAGACTTCAACCAGCACATCCTAATGTATTGTTCGAAGCGGTTCTCCTACTCACCACCAGTGTACTGCATGATAACCCTgatatccccagtatacccagTGAAAGAGAAGAAGACCTATCCATACTTAGAGACGCTGAAGAAAGAGATCTTGATGTGTCACTTGATCGACGATGTTGGTATGAGTGGAAAGGATGTTATGAAGAAGCACAACCCTCGACGAATCTCTAGCCACCTTGGACCGTTATCTCCTAACCAAAGCCACGAATTATCATATACAGCGAGCAAGAATCTAGGTTTAAGAAGTGACATTTCTAGAGACTATGCAGCGAGCAAGAATCTAGGTTTAAGAAGTGACATTTCTAGAGGCTATACAGCGAGCAAGAATCTAAGTTTAAGAAGTGACATTTCTAAAGGCTATACAGCGAGCAAGAATCTTGGTTTAAGAAGTGACATTTCTAAAGGCTATACAGCGAGCAAGAATCTCGGTTTAAGAAGTGACATTTCTAAAGGCTATACAGCGAGCAAGAATCTTGGTTTAAGAAGTGACATTTCTAGAGGCgccaatattcatgaaacttaa
- the LOC128217971 gene encoding uncharacterized protein LOC128217971 isoform X1, translating into MYTSFRSTADLEGFNQHILMYCLKRFSYSPPVYRMMNLIAAIDQNNHLEREIQHNKDVSVRSTADLEDFNQHILMYCSKRFSYSPPVYCMITLISPVYPVKEKKTYPYLETLKKEILMCHLIDDVGMSGKDVMKKHNPRRISSHLGPLSPNQSHELSYTASKNLGLRSDISRDYAASKNLGLRSDISRGYTASKNLSLRSDISKGYTASKNLGLRSDISKGYTASKNLGLRSDISKGYTASKNLGLRSDISRGANIHET; encoded by the exons ATGTATACTTCTTTCAGAAGTACAGCTGACCTGGAAGGCTTCAACCAGCACATCCTAATGTATTGTTTGAAGCGATTCTCCTACTCGCCACCAGTGTACCGCATGATGAACCTCATAGCAGCCATTGACCAGAACAATCATTTGGAAAGGGAAATTCAGCATAACAAAGATGTCTCTGTCAG AAGTACAGCTGACCTGGAAGACTTCAACCAGCACATCCTAATGTATTGTTCGAAGCGGTTCTCCTACTCACCACCAGTGTACTGCATGATAACCCTgatatccccagtatacccagTGAAAGAGAAGAAGACCTATCCATACTTAGAGACGCTGAAGAAAGAGATCTTGATGTGTCACTTGATCGACGATGTTGGTATGAGTGGAAAGGATGTTATGAAGAAGCACAACCCTCGACGAATCTCTAGCCACCTTGGACCGTTATCTCCTAACCAAAGCCACGAATTATCATATACAGCGAGCAAGAATCTAGGTTTAAGAAGTGACATTTCTAGAGACTATGCAGCGAGCAAGAATCTAGGTTTAAGAAGTGACATTTCTAGAGGCTATACAGCGAGCAAGAATCTAAGTTTAAGAAGTGACATTTCTAAAGGCTATACAGCGAGCAAGAATCTTGGTTTAAGAAGTGACATTTCTAAAGGCTATACAGCGAGCAAGAATCTCGGTTTAAGAAGTGACATTTCTAAAGGCTATACAGCGAGCAAGAATCTTGGTTTAAGAAGTGACATTTCTAGAGGCgccaatattcatgaaacttaa